In Candidatus Vogelbacteria bacterium, the following proteins share a genomic window:
- a CDS encoding HpaII family restriction endonuclease: MNEHKTIKGNKGEWSEFYAFIKILADRQIFAADENLKKLSDKFFTVLKIIREEAKNGKITYDLQSDGNEIAIYNEKGDKIGTAKSDNIKKEVAAIFSKMKEEAKTAAFSISVADSLIEELGCTQIKASSGSKADLMLMIHDRITPTTPELGFSIKSMLGSPSTLLNASGATNLIFSVQGYKGNIEEVNAIEGKSKMRDRMKHIATHGGIVKFEGVHSPVFKKNLSKIDTIFPEIIAEIMKAYYSGKGSTMEELVTGILENDEFKTKYNLDRGDYEYKIKNFLVSVALGMTPKKEWDGFTKAHGGYIVVKEDGEIVCYHLYNRDEFQNYLYKNTKLETPSTTRHGYGSIYKEGDNLMMKLNLQIRFIK; the protein is encoded by the coding sequence ATGAACGAGCATAAAACCATAAAGGGTAATAAGGGCGAATGGAGCGAATTTTACGCATTCATTAAAATACTTGCCGACAGGCAGATTTTTGCAGCGGATGAAAATTTGAAGAAACTCAGCGATAAATTTTTTACGGTCCTCAAAATAATCAGAGAGGAAGCGAAGAACGGAAAGATAACTTACGATCTACAATCCGATGGAAACGAAATAGCGATCTATAACGAGAAAGGAGATAAAATCGGAACCGCCAAATCCGACAATATCAAAAAAGAGGTAGCCGCCATTTTTTCAAAGATGAAAGAGGAAGCTAAGACCGCTGCATTTTCAATATCGGTGGCAGACAGTCTCATTGAAGAATTGGGTTGCACTCAAATCAAGGCTTCAAGCGGTAGCAAAGCCGATTTGATGCTTATGATACACGACAGAATAACCCCGACGACACCCGAGTTGGGATTCAGCATCAAATCAATGTTGGGATCGCCCTCGACTCTCCTTAACGCTTCGGGAGCAACCAATCTCATTTTCTCAGTTCAGGGATATAAAGGAAATATCGAGGAAGTGAACGCGATTGAAGGGAAGTCGAAGATGAGAGATCGAATGAAGCATATCGCCACACACGGAGGAATTGTGAAATTCGAAGGAGTGCACAGTCCGGTATTCAAGAAAAACTTGTCCAAAATCGATACGATTTTCCCCGAGATAATTGCGGAAATAATGAAAGCGTACTATTCGGGCAAGGGTTCGACCATGGAAGAATTGGTGACGGGAATTCTCGAAAACGACGAGTTCAAAACCAAGTATAACCTCGACAGGGGCGATTACGAATACAAAATAAAGAATTTTTTGGTATCGGTGGCGCTGGGCATGACTCCGAAGAAAGAATGGGACGGATTCACCAAAGCTCACGGCGGATACATTGTAGTAAAAGAAGACGGAGAAATCGTTTGCTATCACCTCTACAACAGAGACGAGTTTCAGAACTATCTCTATAAGAACACCAAATTGGAAACGCCGAGTACCACGCGCCACGGATACGGGTCTATTTATAAAGAGGGCGACAATCTGATGATGAAATTAAATTTGCAAATCAGATTCATCAAATAA
- a CDS encoding DNA cytosine methyltransferase: MSSNRKTIKVIDLFCGIGGLTHGLIKEGLDVVAGIDNDSSCKFGYEYNNKTQFIDKDILKVTAEQVNGLFGPKKDSIRVLAGCAPCQPFSKLNLKEVTQKQLEPLGKFAQLIAETLPDIVSMENVSGLADVKKYPVFANFLKTLDDNGYKYKYEVVDVSEFGVPQKRKRLVLLASKFGEISLIKRTHKDKRVTVRDVISHLEPIKDGDVSKKDPLHRTRKLAPINLKRIKATPHNGGNSDSWSDDLMLECHKKESGKTYSSTVYGRMRWDEPAPTMTTQCIGLGNGRFGHPKQDRAISLREAAIFQTFPENYKFVPSNEPIVVARVAKFIGNAVPVRLGSVIGKSIKSHLKSYEKN; this comes from the coding sequence ATGAGTTCAAATCGTAAAACAATTAAAGTTATAGATTTATTCTGCGGTATCGGCGGTTTGACTCATGGACTCATCAAGGAGGGGTTGGATGTGGTGGCAGGAATCGACAACGATTCGTCATGCAAATTCGGATACGAATACAACAACAAAACCCAGTTTATTGATAAAGACATTCTCAAAGTAACCGCCGAGCAGGTAAACGGTTTGTTCGGTCCCAAAAAGGATTCAATCAGAGTGCTTGCGGGTTGCGCTCCATGTCAGCCATTTTCAAAATTAAACCTCAAAGAGGTCACACAAAAACAACTTGAACCTCTGGGTAAATTTGCCCAACTTATTGCCGAGACTCTGCCTGATATCGTATCAATGGAAAACGTAAGCGGGCTCGCAGACGTGAAAAAATATCCCGTATTCGCAAACTTCCTCAAGACTCTTGACGATAACGGCTATAAATATAAATACGAGGTTGTCGATGTGTCGGAATTCGGAGTGCCTCAAAAGAGAAAGAGACTCGTACTTCTCGCTTCAAAATTTGGAGAGATATCCTTGATAAAAAGAACTCACAAAGACAAACGTGTGACGGTTCGAGATGTTATCAGTCACCTTGAACCAATAAAAGATGGCGATGTTAGCAAAAAAGACCCCCTGCATCGAACTCGAAAACTCGCTCCAATAAATCTAAAGCGCATAAAAGCTACGCCTCACAATGGAGGTAATTCTGATAGCTGGTCTGACGATTTGATGCTAGAGTGCCACAAGAAAGAGTCTGGAAAGACCTACAGTAGCACCGTATATGGCCGAATGCGATGGGATGAGCCTGCACCAACTATGACCACACAGTGTATTGGTCTCGGAAACGGACGTTTCGGGCATCCGAAGCAAGATAGAGCGATCAGTCTTCGAGAAGCCGCTATTTTTCAAACATTCCCAGAAAATTACAAGTTCGTACCTTCAAACGAGCCGATCGTCGTAGCTCGTGTGGCAAAATTCATCGGCAATGCAGTACCAGTAAGACTCGGATCGGTAATCGGCAAGAGTATCAAGAGCCACCTCAAATCCTATGAAAAAAACTAA
- a CDS encoding ATP-binding protein yields the protein MKKTNDQFSFEISLSVLNHLGRNLYRSFATVLGEAISNAWDADAENVQIFIDRENSSFFIKDDGIGMSKDDFQNKFLRIGYSKRKDGGSKSAKKRPYIGRKGIGKLALLSCAKKITIISKQKGGKYVGGIIDNSGLDNAIKQDLTPDKYPLGEWSEEVFAKHIEGHEQGTLIYFEGLNDGIKNSLEFLKKIIALYFRFSLLDNSFNIFIDDEKITHECLDDLAQKTEFLWRINAHDDPYVKGLENRFTPENNEQRTISVDKPDIKGFIASVERPRDLKIMTTEERIGIDLFVNGRLRERDILKHIPTSRVAESYLYGQIHYNDLDEGADRFTSSREGIVADDPTYKEFLDLFRKKVIGPVIDDWDKWRIAHRKDGDSENDAIPKKDRKSRELYNAVSDEYTMPTNSANKKKVDGWVNGLADDAQYNFSSYAECFLGENLIRKYVKDQGIALTSVANDQITEWKTREAENKRQGNISIDIMENGEDLSYLGMDTLTFLVDVPPAPGSANSMRQDAKEYKPLRNAVMHTAILTDAAKAKLSSVYENIKGRVKTLLSGSN from the coding sequence ATGAAAAAAACTAATGACCAATTCTCCTTCGAAATATCTCTAAGCGTTCTAAACCACCTCGGAAGAAACCTTTATCGTAGTTTTGCCACAGTTTTGGGCGAAGCGATTTCAAATGCCTGGGATGCTGATGCGGAAAATGTCCAAATTTTCATAGACCGAGAAAACAGCAGTTTTTTCATAAAAGACGACGGTATAGGAATGTCGAAAGACGATTTTCAAAATAAGTTTTTGAGGATCGGTTACTCAAAAAGGAAGGATGGGGGATCAAAGTCAGCGAAAAAACGTCCTTATATAGGCAGAAAAGGTATCGGGAAACTGGCGCTCCTTTCATGCGCAAAGAAAATTACGATCATATCAAAGCAAAAAGGAGGCAAATATGTCGGAGGTATCATTGATAACTCGGGTCTTGATAACGCAATCAAGCAAGACCTCACTCCTGACAAATATCCGCTCGGAGAATGGTCCGAGGAAGTTTTTGCAAAACACATTGAAGGACATGAGCAGGGAACCTTAATATATTTTGAAGGATTGAATGACGGTATAAAAAACAGTTTGGAGTTTTTGAAGAAAATAATCGCTCTGTATTTCAGATTTTCTCTGCTCGATAATTCTTTTAATATTTTTATAGACGATGAGAAGATTACTCACGAATGTCTTGACGACCTTGCTCAAAAAACAGAGTTTCTTTGGAGGATCAATGCCCATGATGATCCTTATGTGAAGGGTTTGGAGAATCGATTCACTCCTGAAAATAATGAACAAAGAACTATCAGTGTCGATAAGCCAGATATCAAAGGATTCATCGCTTCCGTCGAGCGCCCTAGAGACCTGAAAATAATGACGACCGAGGAACGTATCGGTATTGATCTTTTCGTGAACGGAAGATTACGTGAAAGAGACATATTGAAGCACATCCCGACCTCTCGAGTGGCTGAAAGCTATCTCTACGGACAAATTCATTATAACGATCTTGATGAAGGCGCGGATCGTTTTACCAGCAGCAGAGAGGGAATAGTTGCCGACGACCCTACTTACAAAGAATTTCTCGATCTTTTCCGAAAGAAAGTGATTGGTCCCGTTATCGATGACTGGGATAAGTGGAGAATCGCGCACAGGAAGGATGGTGATTCTGAAAATGACGCTATTCCAAAGAAGGACAGGAAGTCCCGAGAGCTTTACAACGCTGTTTCGGATGAGTACACCATGCCCACTAATTCTGCCAACAAGAAAAAAGTTGATGGATGGGTTAACGGCTTGGCCGACGACGCTCAGTATAACTTTTCTTCCTACGCCGAGTGTTTTTTAGGAGAAAATCTGATCAGGAAATATGTTAAGGATCAAGGCATTGCTCTCACATCGGTCGCCAATGATCAAATAACGGAATGGAAAACCAGGGAGGCGGAAAATAAGAGGCAGGGTAATATAAGCATCGACATAATGGAAAATGGTGAAGACCTGAGCTACCTTGGCATGGATACCTTAACCTTTTTGGTTGATGTGCCACCCGCTCCTGGAAGCGCGAACTCAATGAGACAAGATGCCAAGGAGTATAAACCTTTGAGAAATGCAGTGATGCACACTGCCATTTTGACAGATGCAGCAAAAGCAAAGTTGTCTTCGGTATATGAAAATATTAAAGGGCGAGTAAAGACTCTGCTTTCAGGAAGTAATTAA
- a CDS encoding NUDIX domain-containing protein — translation MKEEQLEIINENDEVIGLESRKVIHQKGLLHREIHIWFITPDRKIIFQHRAKDKDTYPDKLDATVGGHVDPGMTYDDTAIKEGREETGVTLDLAKLKLVRKIHKKTFDEDTGLTNNTIRSQYAYLFEGGISDLQIETGKAIGFEAWPIDSLSKLTEEDRSKFIPAILSKEFLDLFEESQRVLNLK, via the coding sequence ATGAAAGAAGAACAGCTAGAAATTATAAATGAAAATGATGAGGTAATCGGACTTGAATCACGGAAGGTTATCCATCAAAAAGGGTTGCTTCATAGAGAGATTCACATCTGGTTTATTACCCCTGATCGAAAGATCATTTTCCAGCATCGTGCAAAAGACAAAGATACTTATCCAGACAAACTAGATGCGACAGTTGGAGGACACGTTGATCCTGGTATGACATATGATGATACTGCAATAAAAGAAGGTAGGGAAGAAACTGGAGTCACTCTTGATTTAGCGAAATTGAAGTTGGTGAGAAAGATACACAAGAAAACTTTTGATGAGGATACAGGGCTCACAAATAATACAATCCGGTCCCAATATGCATATCTCTTTGAGGGAGGTATCAGTGATTTACAGATTGAGACAGGTAAGGCAATTGGGTTTGAGGCATGGCCAATTGATTCTCTATCAAAATTAACTGAAGAAGATAGGTCTAAATTTATTCCCGCAATCCTCTCCAAAGAATTTCTCGATCTTTTTGAGGAAAGTCAGAGGGTATTAAATTTAAAATAA
- a CDS encoding EamA family transporter, protein MWLIYSLAASLFWGLTYVLNERVYKHISFLTSLVITSFFAFVTLGLVSYFTRNLQKDLHTIVSSEAVLWLVGGGVVTLIVAEVFIGLSISSKNATLSGLIEISYPIFIALFSYLLFKENQLTLPTGIGASLIFIGIAVIYFFNK, encoded by the coding sequence ATGTGGCTTATTTATTCATTAGCAGCTTCGCTTTTTTGGGGATTAACCTATGTTCTAAATGAACGGGTCTACAAACATATCTCTTTTCTCACCTCACTAGTGATCACTTCCTTCTTTGCTTTTGTAACTCTGGGATTAGTCTCCTATTTTACTCGAAATCTACAGAAAGACCTTCATACAATTGTTTCTTCCGAGGCTGTATTATGGCTTGTGGGTGGTGGGGTAGTCACACTTATTGTTGCAGAAGTTTTCATCGGTCTTTCTATCAGTTCTAAAAACGCAACCTTATCGGGACTTATCGAAATTTCGTACCCAATTTTCATTGCATTATTTTCCTATCTCCTTTTTAAGGAAAATCAACTAACTTTACCTACAGGTATAGGGGCATCTCTTATTTTTATTGGTATAGCAGTAATCTACTTTTTTAATAAATAA
- a CDS encoding UbiA family prenyltransferase: MISGFLYGHQPIDWSVVVAVFFITSMAMLINDYHDREIDVAKGKLLASSQPVWFLRYAVAFAVISLGLCLVVWSRNSHFGMLCVGMWITSIAYNKAQRNPVAKNIIVSINVGATILFPLLAGSKVFELWIMAVLIVLIITVREYMKDVEDMEVDRGKKRTLALVMNSRIRRDSAIRWKHLMTLLLVALMVGCAINY; this comes from the coding sequence GTGATCTCGGGGTTTCTCTACGGCCACCAGCCAATTGACTGGAGTGTTGTTGTTGCGGTGTTTTTCATAACCTCAATGGCAATGCTGATCAACGATTACCATGACAGAGAAATTGATGTTGCTAAGGGGAAACTTTTAGCAAGCAGTCAACCAGTATGGTTTCTGCGCTATGCTGTGGCGTTTGCAGTAATCAGTCTCGGACTCTGTCTTGTTGTTTGGTCACGTAATTCACATTTCGGAATGCTGTGCGTGGGCATGTGGATCACATCTATAGCCTACAACAAAGCTCAGCGGAATCCTGTGGCAAAGAATATAATTGTCAGCATAAACGTCGGGGCAACAATTTTATTTCCTTTGCTCGCAGGCAGTAAGGTTTTCGAATTGTGGATCATGGCAGTCCTTATCGTTCTCATAATAACCGTAAGGGAGTATATGAAGGACGTGGAGGACATGGAGGTCGATCGTGGCAAGAAACGAACGCTCGCATTGGTCATGAATAGTAGGATCAGGAGGGATTCAGCAATACGCTGGAAACATCTCATGACTCTGCTCCTAGTGGCGTTAATGGTCGGGTGTGCAATCAATTACTAA
- a CDS encoding recombinase family protein: MKFLNPNSTKKAVAYYRHSAEDKQENSVPIQREHAQLFAAKFNIQIIHEESDEGVSGLTANRPGFQSLLNNWVLNPDAPHFDFILVYDVSRWGRFQNQNEAAHYEHQCEQNDKKVIYISRGFPREGQEMTESIITPMERWMAAQYSRQLSEKVWYGCIRVSKDGYSAGGTASYGMARLLLDEMKKPIGILKKGQHKLISNQRVTFTPLNDETTQTVKDIFQLFLREWKTPQDIAEILNERGILSANGKQWSRDKVLRILGNEVYTGSRVYNKTWSRLKQKQVENPRSEWVITPNAFPAVVDPKMFWEAQERLYWLMPSRWKKGICSINKAKRLVEQEIKELFTEKGLSEDDIEKEIKKIPITYSVSFQQENVPYRCFVVKEEMRNYKDVFAVSIALNKAEPIDRIFLIPSDEFNGSNFMVFSEADEGFVKYQIDNNKVHENILSLIHK, translated from the coding sequence ATGAAATTCCTTAATCCCAATTCAACAAAAAAAGCTGTTGCCTACTATCGACACTCTGCTGAAGACAAACAAGAGAATTCGGTTCCTATTCAACGTGAACATGCCCAACTCTTTGCCGCAAAATTTAACATCCAAATAATTCACGAAGAATCAGACGAAGGAGTTAGTGGACTTACTGCCAATCGTCCAGGTTTCCAAAGTCTTTTAAATAATTGGGTATTGAATCCTGACGCTCCACATTTCGACTTCATTTTAGTATATGACGTATCTCGCTGGGGTAGATTCCAAAACCAGAACGAAGCAGCTCACTATGAGCATCAATGTGAACAGAACGATAAGAAAGTAATCTATATCTCCAGAGGTTTTCCTAGAGAGGGTCAGGAGATGACGGAAAGTATCATTACTCCGATGGAGCGTTGGATGGCAGCTCAGTACTCTCGCCAACTTAGTGAAAAAGTTTGGTATGGCTGTATTAGAGTCTCAAAGGATGGATATTCAGCAGGTGGTACGGCAAGCTACGGCATGGCGCGATTACTTTTGGATGAAATGAAAAAGCCTATTGGAATATTGAAAAAAGGCCAACACAAACTTATTTCTAACCAACGTGTCACCTTTACTCCGCTCAATGACGAGACGACTCAAACAGTAAAAGATATCTTTCAACTATTTTTAAGAGAATGGAAAACACCTCAAGACATCGCAGAAATTTTAAATGAAAGAGGTATCCTCTCTGCAAATGGTAAGCAATGGTCGAGAGACAAAGTTTTACGAATTCTAGGAAATGAAGTTTATACTGGCTCTCGAGTTTATAATAAGACATGGAGTAGGCTTAAACAGAAGCAGGTTGAAAATCCAAGAAGTGAATGGGTCATTACTCCCAACGCCTTCCCTGCTGTAGTAGATCCTAAGATGTTCTGGGAAGCACAGGAACGTCTCTATTGGCTGATGCCATCACGATGGAAGAAAGGAATCTGCTCAATAAACAAAGCAAAAAGACTAGTTGAACAAGAAATTAAAGAGTTATTTACTGAGAAGGGCTTGTCAGAGGATGATATTGAAAAAGAAATAAAGAAGATTCCAATTACCTACAGCGTAAGCTTCCAGCAGGAAAATGTACCCTACCGATGCTTCGTAGTTAAAGAGGAAATGAGAAATTATAAAGACGTATTTGCAGTAAGTATCGCTTTAAACAAAGCAGAACCCATCGACCGTATTTTTCTAATACCGAGTGATGAATTCAATGGCAGTAATTTTATGGTTTTCTCCGAGGCAGATGAGGGCTTTGTAAAATATCAAATAGACAATAACAAAGTTCACGAAAATATATTATCTTTAATTCATAAGTAA
- a CDS encoding ParB/RepB/Spo0J family partition protein, whose protein sequence is MDTHKTLFKELPLEHIEPDSNQPRKLEYATPRDKEKLMNSIKQFGLEEPLMVMEIEDGRYLIIDGHRRYDCLKDLGFKSVMCQIYPNLDEGELHLRRYEKQNNRRAWKPQEKSNALHSIKTSLNLKTIKQLAELISMSATVVSNSLQLREQKLEYLQVMEKYELTEAYRLEFVRLRPKLRRVKQYEVHDIIKIIFEKVRHKVIRSSKDFRKIAKIFARAAANEKEIIEFLSDPDTTVAALDIKTIQSGFSLHIEQLIQEISAKRKNGTPFSSKEETQLRELKKLL, encoded by the coding sequence ATGGATACACACAAAACCTTATTCAAAGAGCTCCCTTTGGAGCACATAGAGCCTGATAGTAATCAGCCTAGAAAATTAGAGTATGCAACTCCTCGAGATAAGGAGAAGCTTATGAACTCTATTAAGCAATTTGGGCTGGAAGAGCCGTTAATGGTTATGGAGATTGAGGATGGTCGATATTTAATTATTGACGGTCATCGCAGATATGATTGTTTAAAGGATCTCGGATTCAAAAGTGTAATGTGCCAAATTTATCCAAATCTTGATGAAGGAGAACTCCATTTAAGACGATATGAGAAGCAAAACAATCGACGAGCATGGAAGCCTCAGGAAAAATCAAACGCATTGCATAGTATTAAGACAAGTCTGAATTTAAAAACCATAAAACAGCTTGCTGAACTAATAAGTATGTCAGCAACTGTGGTATCAAATTCCCTACAGCTGAGAGAGCAGAAATTGGAATATCTTCAAGTAATGGAAAAGTATGAGCTTACTGAGGCATACCGCTTAGAGTTCGTAAGATTACGTCCAAAGCTTCGCAGGGTTAAGCAGTATGAGGTACACGATATTATTAAAATTATCTTTGAGAAGGTAAGGCATAAAGTTATACGAAGTTCAAAAGATTTTCGAAAGATCGCCAAAATTTTTGCAAGAGCAGCTGCAAATGAAAAAGAGATCATCGAGTTTCTTTCTGATCCTGACACAACGGTTGCTGCTTTAGATATAAAAACAATTCAGTCAGGCTTTTCTCTTCATATCGAGCAGCTTATTCAAGAAATCAGCGCAAAAAGAAAGAATGGTACGCCATTCAGTTCAAAAGAAGAAACCCAATTACGTGAGCTCAAGAAGCTTTTATAA
- a CDS encoding tyrosine-type recombinase/integrase produces the protein MFTRFEDKYEDYLLHLEKEGRKAKTIAEHRKFLYEYFPESLRRKWLSNVSRADIDILKEVGRTHGEHGATRMVVTLRRYFDFMQSHLGMKMPFDWRDIRVPVVRQKEQPVFEDHELATLFHVMETMEAGSVHGRRMAWTMQAFFETLFGTGLRIHEALRLNRIDLNSIKESGRLMVLRKGGKTCEVSFSERAIKKLEEYYGRRNDTNDAMFVNSCGERLIMATARSYFERLKRKLRDTGYPDIAAKLKSHTFRRTLATYLIENGADIKSVQTIMDHESERTTVKHYIRVNKKRAQLIHHYILSRFSVDELASRCRETGGRVQVRMTENQGRWMTLRNDEISPDLLAHVKEQEASLRPAHV, from the coding sequence ATGTTTACACGATTTGAGGATAAGTACGAGGATTACCTCTTACACCTCGAGAAGGAAGGGAGAAAGGCGAAAACTATAGCGGAACACAGGAAGTTTCTCTACGAGTATTTCCCAGAGAGCTTGCGAAGGAAGTGGTTGTCGAATGTAAGCCGTGCGGACATAGACATTCTGAAGGAAGTCGGCCGAACGCATGGCGAACATGGAGCCACAAGGATGGTTGTCACATTACGAAGATACTTTGACTTTATGCAGTCCCATCTCGGTATGAAAATGCCGTTTGATTGGAGAGATATAAGGGTCCCCGTAGTAAGACAGAAAGAACAGCCGGTATTCGAAGATCATGAATTAGCGACATTGTTCCATGTCATGGAAACTATGGAAGCGGGAAGTGTCCACGGCCGAAGAATGGCATGGACGATGCAGGCATTCTTCGAGACACTATTCGGCACCGGTCTGCGTATTCACGAAGCCTTGAGATTAAATAGAATTGATCTCAACAGCATTAAAGAAAGCGGAAGATTGATGGTTCTTAGAAAAGGAGGGAAGACTTGCGAAGTTTCGTTCTCAGAGCGAGCGATCAAAAAGCTTGAAGAATATTATGGAAGACGTAATGACACAAATGATGCCATGTTCGTAAATTCTTGTGGTGAACGTCTCATAATGGCGACAGCAAGAAGCTACTTTGAAAGACTCAAGAGAAAGTTGCGAGATACTGGTTATCCAGACATTGCAGCAAAACTCAAAAGTCACACGTTCAGAAGAACACTCGCAACATATCTTATAGAGAATGGCGCCGATATAAAGTCGGTCCAAACTATAATGGATCACGAATCGGAGAGAACAACAGTGAAGCATTACATCAGGGTAAACAAGAAACGAGCCCAATTAATTCATCACTATATTTTGTCTCGATTCTCCGTTGATGAACTTGCCAGCCGATGCCGAGAAACCGGAGGCAGAGTACAAGTACGAATGACAGAGAATCAGGGACGCTGGATGACTCTCCGTAATGATGAAATCTCACCCGATTTATTAGCCCACGTGAAGGAGCAGGAGGCTTCTCTAAGACCCGCACACGTCTAG
- a CDS encoding nucleotide exchange factor GrpE, producing the protein MTDNINHNDDNLDVEEVEFSSTDDEGLEENAQAKIKKLRADLKQANSEKIEYLSGWQRAKADYINLQNTEDKNRTDIIKYAKESLLVDLLPLVDSFDMAFANKAVWEQAPENWRKGIEYIYSQLSGILKDNGLEPVVPPLGSDFDPQRHESIGLTATDKESEDGKILEVVKKGYILQGKLIRPAQVKTGELK; encoded by the coding sequence ATGACTGACAACATTAATCACAACGATGACAATCTAGATGTAGAAGAAGTAGAGTTTTCATCAACTGACGATGAAGGATTAGAAGAAAATGCTCAAGCTAAAATTAAAAAGTTGCGAGCTGACCTAAAACAAGCTAACTCCGAGAAAATTGAATATCTCTCTGGCTGGCAACGAGCGAAGGCGGACTATATCAACCTCCAAAATACTGAGGATAAAAACCGAACAGATATAATTAAGTATGCTAAGGAAAGTTTGTTGGTAGATTTGTTACCACTAGTCGACAGTTTTGATATGGCTTTTGCCAATAAAGCGGTCTGGGAACAAGCGCCCGAAAATTGGCGCAAGGGGATTGAATATATTTACAGCCAGCTATCAGGTATTTTAAAAGATAATGGACTGGAGCCGGTCGTTCCACCCCTTGGTTCTGATTTTGATCCACAACGTCACGAATCGATCGGTCTGACGGCAACAGATAAAGAGAGTGAGGACGGAAAAATACTTGAAGTCGTTAAAAAAGGTTATATACTACAAGGGAAATTGATTCGCCCCGCTCAAGTGAAAACAGGCGAATTAAAATAA